In the Gymnodinialimonas sp. 202GB13-11 genome, one interval contains:
- a CDS encoding efflux RND transporter permease subunit translates to MLTLPFRQPRIVALILLVLISAGLSAFLSIGRQEDPTITNLFATVTTQFPGADPARVEALVTAEIEEELREIAEVDTVTSVSRTGVSVVSVELLETLEETTIEQVWSEARDAVEDARRNFPQGVLAPEFNAEGISAYSAVIAVTADDDDVPLTLTHAYAEALADRLRSIPSTRAVDLFGEPEEEVLVELDPYAAASLGLTVAEVSQRIASADGKVRAGALDGDETGLTINVSGEITALERLGRIVLREGASGATVTVADVADISRGPRDPSTELAYANGRPAVLVGVLAQDGVQIDRWMGFVREELAEGAALVPLGLTETLIFDQSTYTASRLAEVGTNMAIGVALVVAVLFITLGLRAAAIVALVLPVVSLATIATMNFIGLPIHQMSVTGLIVALGLLVDAAIVMVDEVRQRLARGMVREAAVGDAVKRLAAPLLASTVTTALSFTPMILLPGPAGDFVGSIAIAVVIMLIWSLFIALTVTPAVAGWFIQSGGRGGLTFAPLGRAFNASIRWSVRNPIKSVAFSLILPVMGFAAFPSLTAQFFPGVERDQFYLEVEMPPGTALSGTAEIVRAIDADLLETDGIAQVYWSVGQSGPAFYYNVTGGRSQEPSYAIAMITTEKAEDAARLVPAIQAQVDAAYPQARIIVRGLVQGPPVAAPIEVRLVGPDLQILREYGDQARALMAGIPIVTQVRTGVSGGAPQIRFDIDETAARLLGLNITDIAAQLENGLVGTTGGSLVEGTDQLPVRTRFDRDAFTDLAAVSDIPILLPGAGTLSTEGVFPAVPLSELATPILEPAESVVTRRNGERVNVVQAFIVPDVLPEEALQAVLAEFDAAGFALPPGYRIELGGDSDARSSTVGNLLASIGLIVTLTIATIALTFNSFRLTAVALVVCVLSAGLSMLSLAVLQYPFGINAIIGVIGSIGVSINAAIIILTGLQADPDAAAGNTDAMARVVSGSSRHIISTTITTFGGFLPLILGGGGFWPPFAVAIAGGVLLSAIVSFYFVPPVFRLVYRRKAVAQENERSPSVSHLQMAAE, encoded by the coding sequence ATGCTGACCCTTCCTTTCCGCCAGCCCCGCATCGTCGCGCTGATCCTGCTGGTGCTGATATCAGCCGGTCTTTCCGCCTTCCTGTCGATTGGTCGACAGGAAGACCCGACCATCACCAACCTCTTTGCCACCGTCACCACACAGTTTCCGGGGGCCGATCCGGCGCGTGTCGAGGCATTGGTCACCGCCGAGATCGAGGAAGAGCTGCGCGAAATTGCCGAAGTCGATACCGTCACCTCCGTTTCGCGAACGGGCGTGTCCGTTGTGTCTGTAGAGCTTCTGGAAACACTGGAAGAAACCACGATCGAGCAGGTGTGGTCCGAGGCGCGGGATGCGGTTGAAGACGCGCGCCGGAATTTCCCGCAAGGTGTTCTTGCACCCGAATTCAACGCTGAAGGCATCTCGGCCTATTCCGCTGTCATCGCCGTTACCGCCGACGATGATGACGTGCCGCTTACCCTGACGCACGCCTATGCCGAGGCTCTCGCCGACCGATTGCGGTCGATCCCGTCCACTCGCGCCGTCGATTTGTTTGGCGAACCCGAAGAGGAGGTACTGGTTGAGCTTGACCCCTACGCCGCCGCATCCCTTGGGCTGACAGTTGCAGAGGTCTCGCAACGGATTGCTTCTGCCGATGGTAAGGTTCGCGCCGGCGCGCTGGACGGCGACGAGACCGGACTGACCATCAATGTCTCGGGCGAGATTACCGCACTTGAACGGTTGGGCCGCATCGTTCTGCGGGAAGGAGCAAGCGGCGCAACGGTCACTGTGGCCGATGTTGCCGACATCTCGCGCGGGCCACGCGATCCGTCCACGGAACTGGCCTATGCCAACGGCCGCCCTGCGGTTCTGGTCGGCGTGCTGGCACAAGACGGTGTGCAGATCGACCGGTGGATGGGCTTCGTGCGAGAAGAACTTGCGGAAGGTGCCGCTTTGGTACCGCTGGGCCTGACCGAAACGCTGATCTTCGATCAATCAACCTACACTGCCAGCCGCTTGGCGGAGGTCGGCACAAACATGGCCATCGGTGTGGCGCTCGTGGTTGCCGTGTTGTTCATCACGCTAGGCCTTAGGGCCGCGGCAATCGTGGCGCTGGTCCTGCCGGTGGTGTCGCTTGCGACCATCGCGACGATGAACTTTATCGGCCTGCCAATACACCAAATGTCGGTGACCGGCCTAATTGTGGCACTCGGCCTTTTGGTGGATGCCGCGATCGTCATGGTGGACGAGGTCCGTCAGCGGCTGGCCAGGGGGATGGTCCGCGAAGCGGCGGTGGGTGACGCAGTCAAACGTCTTGCCGCGCCACTTCTGGCCTCGACCGTGACGACCGCCTTGTCTTTCACCCCCATGATCCTGCTGCCCGGACCGGCGGGTGATTTCGTGGGCTCCATCGCGATCGCCGTCGTCATCATGCTTATCTGGTCGCTGTTCATCGCGCTGACGGTGACGCCCGCCGTTGCCGGGTGGTTCATCCAATCCGGTGGGCGCGGCGGCCTTACCTTCGCGCCGCTGGGTCGGGCGTTTAACGCATCGATCCGCTGGTCAGTCCGCAACCCGATCAAATCCGTCGCCTTTTCGTTGATCCTGCCGGTCATGGGCTTTGCCGCCTTCCCGTCGCTCACCGCGCAGTTTTTTCCCGGCGTTGAACGCGACCAGTTCTACCTTGAGGTTGAGATGCCGCCGGGCACCGCGCTGAGCGGCACTGCCGAAATCGTTCGCGCAATCGATGCCGATCTGCTTGAAACCGACGGCATCGCGCAAGTCTATTGGTCGGTGGGTCAATCGGGACCAGCTTTCTACTACAATGTCACTGGCGGCCGGTCGCAGGAACCCAGCTACGCCATCGCCATGATCACCACCGAAAAGGCAGAGGATGCGGCGCGCCTTGTCCCAGCGATTCAGGCGCAGGTGGATGCCGCGTACCCGCAAGCGCGCATCATCGTGCGCGGGCTGGTCCAAGGGCCGCCCGTTGCCGCGCCCATCGAAGTGCGCCTCGTCGGCCCCGACCTGCAAATCCTGCGCGAATATGGGGATCAAGCGCGCGCGCTGATGGCAGGCATTCCCATCGTGACGCAAGTTCGCACTGGCGTCTCAGGTGGCGCCCCGCAAATCCGGTTCGATATCGACGAAACGGCGGCGCGGCTTCTTGGCCTAAACATCACCGATATCGCCGCGCAGCTGGAAAACGGCTTGGTCGGCACAACAGGTGGGAGCTTAGTTGAAGGTACAGATCAGTTGCCGGTGCGCACACGGTTCGACCGTGACGCGTTCACCGATCTCGCCGCCGTTTCGGACATACCTATCCTGTTGCCGGGCGCAGGCACTTTGTCGACCGAGGGTGTGTTTCCGGCGGTCCCGCTGTCAGAGCTTGCCACGCCGATTTTGGAACCTGCCGAAAGCGTCGTCACCCGTCGCAATGGTGAGCGTGTGAACGTTGTGCAGGCCTTCATCGTGCCGGACGTCCTGCCGGAGGAGGCATTGCAGGCTGTTCTGGCCGAATTCGACGCGGCAGGCTTTGCACTGCCGCCGGGCTACCGGATCGAATTGGGCGGCGACAGCGACGCAAGGTCCAGCACCGTGGGCAACCTTCTGGCCTCCATCGGCCTGATCGTGACGCTCACGATCGCCACCATCGCCCTGACCTTCAATTCGTTCCGGCTGACGGCTGTGGCGCTGGTCGTCTGCGTCTTGTCGGCAGGCCTGTCCATGCTGTCTCTCGCTGTGTTGCAGTACCCGTTCGGGATTAATGCGATCATCGGTGTCATCGGCTCTATCGGCGTTTCTATCAACGCCGCGATCATTATTCTGACGGGCCTTCAGGCCGACCCGGACGCAGCGGCTGGGAATACCGATGCCATGGCGCGAGTTGTCAGCGGGTCAAGCCGCCACATCATCTCGACCACGATTACCACATTTGGCGGCTTTCTTCCCTTGATCCTCGGAGGGGGCGGATTTTGGCCTCCGTTTGCCGTCGCCATTGCAGGAGGGGTTCTGCTGTCAGCAATCGTGTCATTCTACTTCGTGCCACCTGTTTTCCGCTTGGTGTATCGCCGAAAGGCAGTGGCGCAGGAAAACGAACGCTCGCCTAGTGTCTCACATTTACAAATGGCCGCGGAATAA